TATAAAGACTTAGGAGACTTTAACGGGATAAATCCATTCTTTAGAGAATTAGAATGGTCAAAAAATGGGGAGAAATTGTTTTTTACTAAAGTTCCTGGTCCAGCAACTCCTCCAGAAAAACGAAAAGAACTTGGAGAAGAAGGGAAAAGGTTATATTTTGACATCTATAAAAAAGAAATAATGGAAGAGGCTGATTAATGAATATAATCATCATGAATATAATCTGATTTATACGTAATAAAGAATGAAGACAATACAGCCTTCGCCGTCCATGGCTCGGCTGAAAGCCCAATGCATCAGATAACACGATTGTTTGCGCTACGCTCCCTGCGGTCGCTTGCCCTCCGGACATGCCCTTCTGTCACGGAGGTTGCAGTTGATGAGTAGAATTAAAGGAGGGGGCAACCTCCGCGCCAGGCCGACTGAGGTCGGCCCGGGCACGTCGCAAACAACGGGAACGTTATCTGAAACATTGGGCAAAACCATAAGAATGCCCGCGTCCTGCGGGCAGTTGTGAGATATTCTTAATTATAGGAGGGGTTTTTTGACATCACGAATGTTAATTGTTTTAATGTTTGCTCTCTTAATTCTAGTTGGCTGCAATAATGAAACGGAAGTAGAAAGTGTTGATGTTGACAGATTAGAAAAAGAACAAGTTAAGAAAGTAATTGAATTAAGAGGAATAGGCTTAGAAGAAATTGATTTAAGTTCTCCCCTAGAAGAAGACGTTTCAGTTACTCCGTATTCGTTTCAGATAAGTGAAACAGAAGATAATCTCTTTATTTATGTATTTGATTCGGTAGAAGAAAGAAAAGAGGATATTTCAGATTCATTGGGACATGGAGTTGAAGTGAATGGTAGAAAATATCATCCATTTACAGCGAAAAATGTTGCGTTAATATATGAAGCAGATGATGATACAGATGGAGATCAATATATATTAATGACTACTAAATTAGATACTATAAGAAGGTTTATGATGGACATTGGATAGTCAACAGTTAATTAGACCGTTTTAGTCGTAGCATCTGATTTATGTGCATTAAGAATTTCTGAAAAGCTGAAGGAAAAGGAATGGGTTAAGAATTTTCCCATTCCTTTTTTAAAACTAAAAGGATCCCCTAGATCTAAATGGAAATACATGGTATAATTTAAAAAACATTCAGCCTTCGCCTTCCATGGCTCGGCTGAAAGCCCAATGCATCAGATAACACGATTGTTTGCGCAGCTCCCTGCGGTCGCGCCCTTCGGGACATGCCCTCTGTCACAGAGGTTGCAACTAGTGGATAGAATTAATGAAGGGACAACCTCCGCGCCAGGCCGCTGTGGCGGCTCGGGCACGTCGCAAACAACGGGAACGTTATCTGAAACATTGGGCAAGTGCTGAAGTCTACCCGCGTCCTGCGGGCAGTGGAAATTCTTAATACGTGGTAGATAGTCCAATTTGGGCTTAATTTTTTTTGAAGATTTTAAAGTGAGGTGGTACTTTGTCAGGAAAAAGATTGATTTATTTATTATTGATTATATGCTTATCTGTTTCAGTAGCTTTTATGATAGGTTGTGCTCCAGAGGAAAAAGTAGAGGATGAACAGGGTATAGGAGATGACCTAAATGAATACAAAGTAGAGGTACAAGCTGATCTTGAAGATGCTGGTGAAATAATTGGAGAAGGTACTTATGAAAGAGGTGAAGATGTGAATTTAAAAGTAGAACCTAAAGAAGGTTTTGAATTTGTATCTTGGGAAAAAAATGGAGATGAGATAAAAGAAAAATCTTTTGAATTTAAAATTGAGGAAGATACAGAGGTTGTTGCTAATTTCCGTGAAATTTTAGTACCAGACGATAATTTGAAAGAAGGAATCCGTGATGAATTGGGAATAGAAGGAAAGCTTACAAAAGAAGATTTAAAGGATTTGAAAACCCTTAGAGCTAGAAACGAAAATATTACAAGTTTAGAAGGCTTGCAGTATGCAAAAAACTTAGAAACACTTTATATAAGTGCAAATGAAGTCAGCGATCTAACTCCTTTAAAGGAGTTAGAAGAATTAAAAGAACTTAATATAAGGAATAACGAAGTTACTGACATATCGCCCCTAAAAGGAAAGGATAAACTAAAAGAATTGGATGTAGTATACAATAATATTTCAAATTACTCTCCTTTGATATCAATGAATGAGTTGAAACTGACCATATCCTTTGAACAACTACCAGATGATTTGTCAGTTTTTAATAAAATTAATAAGTTGGTTACTTTTGTTGATGACCCCGAAGATATTTATTCACTTAAACCATTAGATGATATAGAACTAGGCATAACTTTAAGGGGTGGTAGGGATGATGAAGAATTAAATGATATTTCACCATTGGCGGAAATAAATAATATAGTAGAACTTCGTATTTATCTGAATATGATGGGTACTTCTGATAGCATTGAAGATTTTACACCAATTTCAAAATTGGAAGACCTGAAAGAATTAAAAATAGCAGGTTACAAAATTGAAGATATTGACTTTTTATCAAACCTAGAAAATTTACAAAATCTTCAATTAATAAAAACTGATACCAAAAATATAGAAGCATTAGCTGATTTAGAGAATTTAGAAGAGCTTCAATTGTATAAAAATGAAATCAGCGATTTATCCCCATTGAAAGACCTTAATAACTTGAAAATACTCCGTGCTGAACATATTCCTGCTAGCGATGTTTCTCCTCTTTCATCTTTAGATAACCTGGAAGAACTTAATTTAAGGCAAACTAAAGTGCAGGATGTTTCACCTTTAAAAGATCTGACTCAGCTTAAAATTTTAAATCTTGATATGTTTGCAGAACCTGCTCCATCTCGTTTGCCGGATGGATATACAGTTGGCGATATTTCACCTTTATTAAGCATGGAAAACCTGGAGAATCTGTATCTCAGAAACAAACTTGAAGAAAATAGTGGAGCAAAAAAGATAATAAAAGAACTAGAAGGAAGAAATGTAGATGTAGAATATTCGTATTATGAACAACCAGGTCACTTTAAAGAAATGGAAAATCAAGATCAATGATTTGGTTTTCTTTGTTGCGTATTCCATACGATAGAAGTGTCACAGTTTATGATTTATGTGCACTAAAAATGAAAAGGAATATATAGATCAAAATGGAAAAAATGGTATAATCTAAAAAACATTACAACCTTCGCCGTCCATGGCTTCAGTTGAAAGCCCAATGCATCAGATAACACGCTTGTTTGCGCTAGCTCCTTAGGGTCGCGCCCTCGGACATTGCCTTTTGTCACGACTTTTGCAGTTAATTGGTTAGACTTAGTAAGTGGC
The sequence above is drawn from the Natranaerobius trueperi genome and encodes:
- a CDS encoding leucine-rich repeat domain-containing protein → MSGKRLIYLLLIICLSVSVAFMIGCAPEEKVEDEQGIGDDLNEYKVEVQADLEDAGEIIGEGTYERGEDVNLKVEPKEGFEFVSWEKNGDEIKEKSFEFKIEEDTEVVANFREILVPDDNLKEGIRDELGIEGKLTKEDLKDLKTLRARNENITSLEGLQYAKNLETLYISANEVSDLTPLKELEELKELNIRNNEVTDISPLKGKDKLKELDVVYNNISNYSPLISMNELKLTISFEQLPDDLSVFNKINKLVTFVDDPEDIYSLKPLDDIELGITLRGGRDDEELNDISPLAEINNIVELRIYLNMMGTSDSIEDFTPISKLEDLKELKIAGYKIEDIDFLSNLENLQNLQLIKTDTKNIEALADLENLEELQLYKNEISDLSPLKDLNNLKILRAEHIPASDVSPLSSLDNLEELNLRQTKVQDVSPLKDLTQLKILNLDMFAEPAPSRLPDGYTVGDISPLLSMENLENLYLRNKLEENSGAKKIIKELEGRNVDVEYSYYEQPGHFKEMENQDQ